One Clostridia bacterium genomic window, TTAAAAATATGTACTATCTGCTCAACCGTAAAAGGCGCGGTTGATTGCTGCCCATCACGAAATGTCGTATCCGTAATCCAAATATTATCCGGCATCTCCATAGGAACGACACGACGGTTAAAAATCACCTTAGGCACTTCAGAATAATTAAAAAACTCTCTAAAAAGATTGGGTTCTTCTACATCCTGCAAAGTATGATGATAGTATTCCCGCTCCAGCAAATTAGTCTTTTTGTTGTAATATGTTCTGGGTTTTTGAGAATTATCATATCCCATAGCTACTCCCTATTATGTTGCGAATATTTATTCACAACATACGCTTATTTATTTATAATTATAATGTTTTATATATGATTATAACTTGGAGTGAATATTTGTCAACAACTACTTCTTGTTGTATTACTTATATGCGGGATTATTTCTGTTTATAGCAAAACTATCAGTTGTTTTTAAAGCTGATAGTTTTGAATTAGATAATTTAAAAATTTCAGTTAAAAATTTAATTTAAAATTTATTGAAGTTGATTTAAAAATTCTTTTAGTCTGTTAAGACCTTCTTTGATGTCCTTTTCTGAAACTGCGTAGGATAATCTTATATATTCTGGAGCACCAAAAGATTCACAAGGCACTACAGCAATTCGGGCATATTCCAGCATAAGCTCTGCGGCTTTCAATGCGCTGTCGATTACTTTTCCGTCTATAGATTTTCCAAAAATGCTGCTTATATTGATCATTACATAAAATGCGCCTTGCGGATTAGGACAAGACAGTCCAGGTATAGAATTTACAAAATCAACAATTAACTTTCTTCTTGCGTCAAAAGTATTTACCATTTCTTTAATGAAATCGTCTTGCATATGAAGAGCCGCAACGGTAGCATATTGGGCAATACTGTTGGCATTAGAAGTACAATGGCTCTGCATATTATCTATTGCTTTTGCGATCTCGGTATCGGCTGCAAGATATCCAATACGCCATCCTGTCATAGAATATGACTTGGATGCGCCGTTAACAACTATGGACTGCTTTTTGATTTTGTCGGAATACTCGGCTATAGAATAATGCTTGCATCCGTCATATATAATCTTTTCATAAATTTCATCGCTTATAATATAAATATCTGTCTTTTCCAATACTTCTGCCAAAGCCCACAACTCTTCCTTAGAATATACAACACCTGTAGGGTTGGAAGGTGAATTGATAATCACAGCTTTGGTCTTAGATGTGATTGCTGATTTCAGCTTTTTAGGTGTAAGTTTAAAATTATCGTCTTTGGTATCCACTATAACAGGAGTACCGTCACACATCTTAACAAGCTCAGGATATGTCAGCCAGAAAGGCGCAGGAATAATAACCTCGTCACCTTCTTCAACCAATGCAAGCATAATATTGTATAAAGAATGCTTTGCGCCGTTGCTTACAACTATCTGATCGGGCGAATAAGTCAAATTATTATCTTTCAAAAACTTTTCGCAAATAGCCTTTTTCAAAATCGGCATTCCGCTGTTGGGTGTATATTTGGTGAAACCCTTGTCTAAAGCCTCTTTAGCTGCGTCAATGATAACTTCAGGTGTATTAAAATCAGGCTCTCCAGCTCCAAAGCCTATTACATCTATTCCTTCATCTTTCATTTTCTTAGCTTTTGCAGTAATTGCAAGTGTCAATGATTGTGATATCTTTAATGTTCTTTTTGCTAAAGCCATGGGTTTCCTCCGTTATTTACATAACATTTCTTATGTCTCATATTACGCAGTGATTATATAATAAGTGAATTTTGGTGTAAACAAAAAAAAGCTCAAAAAAGCTTGTTAAGCTATTTTAATTCTAGTGTTCTCTATAAGCTATGCTTATAATCACCTATTGAGATATAAAATAATGAAAAGAGCATTAAAAAAGCTCCAACAGCTTTATTCGCTTTGTTGGAGCTTGCGTGTTTGATCTGCTAGTCTTAATTGTTCTATCATTTCATCAATTTCGCCGTTCATAAAATTATCAATGTCGTATATTGTAAGTCCTATTCGATGATCGGTAACTCTTCCTTGAGGGAAGTTATATGTTCTTATTCGCTCTGATCTGTCTCCTGTACCTATCTGACCTCTGCGGGTGCGTGCGTATTCTTCGTCTGCCTGCGTTTGATAAAGGTCATAAAGTCTGGATTTTAGAACCTTCATAGCTTTTTCTCTATTTTTTATCTGAGAGCGCTCGTCTTCGCAAGTAACTACCATGCCTGTGGGCAAGTGTGTAATTCTTATCGCTGATTCAGTTTTGTTGACATGCTGTCCGCCTGCGCCGCCGCTTCTATAAGTGTCAATCTTTAGATCTTTTTCGTTAATTTCTACT contains:
- a CDS encoding 2-isopropylmalate synthase; its protein translation is MGYDNSQKPRTYYNKKTNLLEREYYHHTLQDVEEPNLFREFFNYSEVPKVIFNRRVVPMEMPDNIWITDTTFRDGQQSTAPFTVEQIVHIF
- a CDS encoding pyridoxal phosphate-dependent aminotransferase — encoded protein: MALAKRTLKISQSLTLAITAKAKKMKDEGIDVIGFGAGEPDFNTPEVIIDAAKEALDKGFTKYTPNSGMPILKKAICEKFLKDNNLTYSPDQIVVSNGAKHSLYNIMLALVEEGDEVIIPAPFWLTYPELVKMCDGTPVIVDTKDDNFKLTPKKLKSAITSKTKAVIINSPSNPTGVVYSKEELWALAEVLEKTDIYIISDEIYEKIIYDGCKHYSIAEYSDKIKKQSIVVNGASKSYSMTGWRIGYLAADTEIAKAIDNMQSHCTSNANSIAQYATVAALHMQDDFIKEMVNTFDARRKLIVDFVNSIPGLSCPNPQGAFYVMINISSIFGKSIDGKVIDSALKAAELMLEYARIAVVPCESFGAPEYIRLSYAVSEKDIKEGLNRLKEFLNQLQ